In one Saccharibacillus brassicae genomic region, the following are encoded:
- a CDS encoding DUF92 domain-containing protein: MDWIIGAVGACLVAGAAYAKRSLSASGAIAAVVMGTIYYGAGDLFWFGLLLLFFITSSVLSKVKQAEKRQAEQMYEKTGRRDAVQVLANGGIGMLLCLGNYFWPSSVWFGLFVGVMATVTADTWATEWGSLSRKPPRSIVTGKVLAAGTSGGVSLRGSLAAVVGAGMIGTAAAVLLLWMDNGPDWPLWAWVVAGGLGGTFGAFVDSYLGATVQVMYRCPSCGKSVESRVHCGTNTVRYRGWTFMNNDAVNLLSSAAGGALALAVMVLAGRWFG, from the coding sequence GTGGATTGGATCATCGGAGCGGTCGGCGCCTGCCTGGTAGCGGGTGCCGCTTATGCCAAAAGGTCGCTGTCGGCTTCCGGAGCGATCGCGGCCGTCGTGATGGGCACGATTTATTACGGAGCCGGAGATCTGTTCTGGTTCGGGCTGCTGCTCCTCTTCTTCATTACGTCAAGCGTCCTGTCCAAAGTGAAGCAGGCGGAGAAGCGTCAGGCGGAGCAAATGTACGAGAAAACAGGCCGGCGCGACGCCGTGCAGGTGCTCGCGAACGGCGGGATCGGCATGCTGCTGTGTCTGGGCAACTATTTCTGGCCTTCGTCCGTCTGGTTCGGCCTGTTCGTCGGCGTGATGGCGACGGTAACGGCCGATACGTGGGCGACGGAATGGGGCAGCCTTAGCCGGAAGCCGCCGCGTTCGATCGTGACCGGCAAAGTACTCGCAGCCGGCACGTCGGGCGGCGTGTCGCTGCGCGGAAGTCTGGCGGCCGTCGTCGGCGCGGGCATGATCGGCACGGCCGCGGCCGTGCTGCTGCTGTGGATGGATAACGGGCCGGACTGGCCGCTGTGGGCATGGGTGGTCGCGGGCGGACTCGGAGGCACGTTCGGCGCGTTCGTCGATTCATATCTGGGCGCGACGGTGCAGGTCATGTACCGCTGTCCGTCCTGCGGCAAAAGCGTCGAAAGCCGCGTCCACTGCGGCACGAACACCGTACGCTACCGCGGATGGACGTTTATGAACAACGACGCGGTCAATCTGCTGTCTTCGGCCGCGGGCGGGGCGCTTGCGCTTGCCGTCATGGTACTGGCAGGGAGGTGGTTCGGATGA
- a CDS encoding TetR/AcrR family transcriptional regulator: protein MSEAQREKHEAILDSAFEIFGKKGFYETKISDITEHAGIAKGTMYLYFKSKEELFLAVTRRDWEKFLRDLNFRIKHADGLMSKLQRVAEHHLEYYYERKEHGKIFFHAPNNDSELMRMMHGFLTRYMAAVKEVLEEAGMPDPDFYAKAFIGMLDRLKMDILFEGEFTRDEMALRVEQTVRLFLRGSEQELN from the coding sequence ATGAGCGAGGCGCAGCGAGAGAAACATGAAGCGATTCTGGATTCGGCGTTCGAGATTTTCGGCAAAAAAGGCTTCTACGAAACGAAAATCTCGGATATTACCGAACACGCCGGAATCGCCAAAGGAACCATGTACCTGTATTTCAAAAGCAAGGAAGAACTGTTTCTCGCGGTTACGCGGCGGGATTGGGAAAAGTTTTTGCGCGACCTGAATTTTCGGATCAAGCACGCGGACGGGCTGATGTCCAAGCTGCAACGCGTCGCCGAACATCATCTGGAGTATTATTACGAACGCAAAGAGCACGGCAAGATTTTTTTCCATGCGCCCAACAACGATTCGGAACTGATGCGGATGATGCACGGATTTTTGACCCGGTACATGGCGGCGGTGAAGGAAGTGCTGGAAGAAGCGGGCATGCCCGATCCGGACTTTTACGCCAAAGCGTTTATCGGCATGCTCGACCGGCTCAAAATGGACATTTTGTTCGAAGGCGAATTTACGCGCGACGAAATGGCACTGCGGGTCGAGCAGACCGTTCGGCTGTTCCTACGGGGCAGCGAGCAGGAGTTGAATTGA
- a CDS encoding ABC-F family ATP-binding cassette domain-containing protein has translation MNIMTVEQLSKSYGEKVLFDGASFGMEDQDKIGLVGVNGTGKSTFLKIIAGLEQADSGQVVKSGGVRVRYMDQNPDFDPELTVLQQLLHGEGEELAAARAYSEATLLFDTDPSSEKFQQLLMDTGQELDRLNAWSLESEAKSVLSKLGLDIFDAKMGSLSGGQRKRVALAAALVQPSELLILDEPTNHIDSESVAWLETYLKKRRGALLMVTHDRYFLDRVADVMLELDYGKMHRYTANYSRFLELKAEREERESATEDKRRNLLRKELAWIRRGAKARSTKQKARIDRFEQLQDDKPQQKSDNLEMASMSTRLGRKVLEIDHISKSLAGRLLIDDLHYMTVPGDRIGIVGPNGRGKSTLLNLIAGDLEADSGRIDQGSTVRIGYFRQEPAEMDPAMRAIDYIKEAAETVKTDEGTVTASQMLERFLFTPTAQWTPIGKLSGGERRRLYLLRILITAPNVLLLDEPTNDLDIQTLTVLEDYLDDFPGVMITVSHDRYFLDRVCDKLFAFEGGGKVAIHAGNYSDYMERTGGDSLQGGMSSSGKGGLATSADMSAVKTPAPAAAAPAAPAEPTAASGKKVKFTYGEQREYDNIDASIEAAEQKIADLAVQMDRSASDSAKLQELIAEHAAAETELEGLMERWAYLNELAEQIAKQGK, from the coding sequence ATGAATATTATGACCGTTGAACAATTATCGAAAAGTTACGGGGAAAAGGTGCTGTTCGACGGCGCCTCCTTCGGCATGGAAGATCAGGACAAAATCGGATTGGTCGGCGTGAACGGCACCGGCAAATCGACGTTTCTCAAAATCATCGCGGGCCTCGAACAGGCCGATTCCGGTCAGGTTGTCAAAAGTGGGGGCGTCCGCGTCCGCTATATGGATCAGAATCCGGACTTCGATCCGGAACTGACCGTCCTCCAGCAGCTGCTGCACGGCGAAGGCGAAGAACTGGCGGCTGCGCGCGCGTACAGCGAAGCGACCCTGCTGTTCGACACCGATCCGAGTTCGGAGAAATTCCAGCAGCTGCTGATGGATACGGGGCAGGAGCTGGACCGCCTGAACGCCTGGAGCCTCGAAAGCGAAGCCAAAAGCGTGCTGTCGAAGCTGGGACTCGATATTTTCGACGCCAAAATGGGTTCGCTCTCCGGCGGCCAGCGTAAGCGCGTGGCGCTTGCGGCCGCACTTGTGCAGCCGTCCGAACTGCTCATTCTGGACGAGCCGACCAACCATATCGACTCCGAATCGGTCGCCTGGCTTGAGACGTATCTCAAGAAACGCCGCGGCGCGCTGCTCATGGTTACCCACGATCGCTACTTCCTGGATCGGGTCGCCGACGTCATGCTGGAACTGGACTACGGGAAAATGCACCGCTATACCGCGAACTATTCCCGGTTCCTTGAACTCAAAGCGGAACGCGAAGAACGCGAATCCGCGACCGAAGACAAACGCCGCAACCTGCTGCGCAAAGAGCTGGCCTGGATTCGGCGCGGCGCCAAAGCCCGTTCGACCAAGCAGAAAGCGCGGATTGACCGCTTCGAACAGCTGCAAGACGACAAGCCGCAGCAGAAAAGCGACAATCTCGAAATGGCGAGCATGTCCACGCGTCTAGGCCGCAAAGTGCTGGAGATTGACCATATCAGCAAATCGCTGGCCGGCCGCCTGCTGATCGACGATCTGCATTACATGACCGTGCCCGGCGACCGGATCGGCATCGTCGGCCCGAACGGACGCGGCAAGTCGACGCTGCTGAACCTGATCGCAGGCGATCTTGAAGCCGACAGCGGCCGGATCGACCAAGGTTCGACCGTACGCATCGGCTACTTCCGTCAGGAACCGGCCGAGATGGACCCGGCGATGCGGGCGATCGATTATATCAAGGAAGCCGCCGAGACCGTCAAGACCGACGAAGGTACCGTAACCGCGTCGCAGATGCTGGAACGCTTCCTGTTCACGCCAACCGCCCAGTGGACGCCGATCGGCAAGCTGTCCGGCGGCGAACGCCGCCGCCTGTACCTGCTGCGCATCCTGATCACCGCGCCGAACGTCCTGCTGCTGGACGAGCCGACCAATGACCTGGACATCCAGACGCTGACCGTGCTCGAAGATTATCTCGACGATTTCCCCGGCGTCATGATTACCGTATCCCACGATCGCTACTTCCTGGATCGGGTGTGCGACAAACTGTTCGCCTTCGAAGGCGGCGGCAAAGTCGCAATTCACGCCGGCAATTACAGCGATTATATGGAACGCACCGGCGGCGATTCGCTGCAGGGCGGCATGTCTTCGAGCGGCAAAGGCGGCCTCGCCACCTCCGCCGACATGAGCGCCGTCAAGACCCCGGCCCCTGCCGCAGCGGCTCCGGCAGCCCCTGCGGAACCGACGGCCGCTTCCGGCAAAAAGGTCAAGTTCACCTACGGCGAACAGCGCGAATACGACAACATCGACGCTTCGATCGAAGCCGCCGAGCAGAAGATCGCCGACCTGGCCGTCCAAATGGACCGCTCCGCCAGCGACTCGGCGAAACTGCAAGAACTGATCGCCGAACACGCAGCCGCGGAAACGGAGCTTGAAGGACTGATGGAACGCTGGGCTTATCTGAATGAGCTGGCTGAGCAGATTGCGAAGCAGGGGAAGTAA
- a CDS encoding phospholipase D-like domain-containing protein encodes MNYQKFSLIPGQIEIVTSKGESNYQEVLDDFDSADYIFVTTYNISQNRTALLNSLKEAAKHAEVRIVTNIPNRYETYYGDNVRNKARESINNYTKKLNSENEESISAFFNFENHSKVILTNNIAYIGSANFSEESSNNREIGIIIKDKNLVQVVIDNLVPIILDESIRYYGNSFEEKKLVLSLLASRLESASIKIEEESYTYVGRFEEVKNYNYWDPQLQQVSLEHVLELLEEIEEEIYRVNELYETDEFADLIDSESIEQIKILFSEDDNISELANFSERNYASDLIAEWNVHNEEDMDEATQRATDQTADRKQELAEAAQEDIQSFFLCIQRIQHSFESVIEKLEELEEEQKMNIDNT; translated from the coding sequence ATGAATTATCAAAAGTTTTCTCTAATACCTGGTCAAATAGAAATCGTCACTTCTAAAGGAGAATCTAATTATCAAGAGGTGCTGGATGATTTTGATTCAGCAGATTATATTTTTGTAACGACTTATAATATATCTCAGAATAGAACAGCGTTATTAAATTCTTTAAAAGAAGCAGCGAAACATGCAGAGGTCAGAATTGTAACCAATATACCAAATCGTTACGAAACTTATTATGGAGATAATGTACGCAATAAAGCTAGAGAAAGTATAAATAATTATACGAAGAAACTTAATAGCGAAAACGAAGAATCAATAAGTGCTTTTTTTAACTTTGAAAATCATTCTAAAGTCATCCTTACAAACAATATCGCTTATATTGGTTCTGCTAATTTCTCAGAAGAAAGTAGTAATAATAGAGAAATTGGAATTATAATAAAAGACAAAAATCTTGTTCAAGTTGTGATAGATAATCTCGTTCCAATAATTTTGGATGAAAGTATCAGATATTACGGAAATTCTTTCGAAGAAAAAAAGCTTGTATTATCATTACTTGCTTCTCGGCTTGAGTCTGCTTCTATAAAAATTGAAGAAGAATCCTATACGTATGTTGGAAGATTTGAAGAAGTGAAAAACTACAATTACTGGGACCCACAACTTCAGCAAGTATCGTTAGAACATGTACTAGAGCTTTTGGAAGAAATTGAAGAAGAGATATATAGAGTTAATGAGTTGTACGAAACGGATGAATTTGCAGATTTAATAGATTCAGAATCTATCGAACAAATTAAAATTCTTTTTTCAGAAGACGACAATATCTCAGAATTAGCAAATTTCAGTGAGAGAAACTATGCTTCAGATTTGATTGCTGAATGGAATGTTCATAATGAAGAAGATATGGACGAAGCGACGCAACGAGCCACAGATCAGACTGCTGATAGAAAACAGGAGCTAGCAGAAGCTGCGCAAGAAGATATACAGAGTTTTTTCTTATGTATCCAAAGAATTCAACATAGTTTTGAATCAGTCATTGAAAAGCTTGAAGAACTGGAGGAAGAACAAAAAATGAATATTGATAACACATAA
- a CDS encoding ASCH domain-containing protein, with amino-acid sequence MKHVMTLFPEYFNSTCSGRKQVEVRLNDEKRRVMNVGDTIQFECLPDRKRTVKAIVEELYKYETFEGLYQSIPFKDMDCEGWTMKEMIDGTYEIYTPEQERKWGVLGIRIRLKAEFEGADHIV; translated from the coding sequence ATGAAGCATGTTATGACCTTGTTCCCTGAGTATTTTAATTCAACCTGTTCAGGTCGAAAACAAGTTGAAGTTCGTTTAAATGATGAAAAAAGAAGAGTGATGAACGTAGGAGATACTATTCAGTTTGAGTGTTTACCTGATCGAAAAAGAACTGTAAAAGCAATAGTAGAAGAATTATATAAATACGAGACTTTTGAAGGCTTATATCAATCGATCCCTTTTAAGGATATGGATTGTGAAGGATGGACAATGAAAGAAATGATAGATGGAACTTATGAAATTTATACACCTGAACAAGAAAGGAAGTGGGGAGTACTTGGAATAAGAATTAGATTGAAAGCTGAGTTCGAAGGAGCCGACCACATTGTCTAA
- a CDS encoding retropepsin-like aspartic protease → MNIEYRDGLLFTEITVHFNKKKKVISNVVIDTGASHSLISQDEVDEIGIQVSMDDEIITSYGIGGKEHAFSKKIEGIQIGDCTLEDVYIDFTSFKYHNINGLLGLDVLTKGEFNIDLRAFQLLRS, encoded by the coding sequence ATGAATATTGAATATCGAGACGGACTGTTATTTACAGAAATAACAGTCCATTTTAATAAGAAAAAGAAAGTAATATCGAACGTCGTGATCGATACAGGGGCTAGTCACAGCTTAATTTCACAAGATGAAGTAGACGAAATTGGGATACAAGTGAGTATGGACGACGAAATCATAACCAGCTACGGGATTGGAGGTAAAGAGCATGCCTTTAGTAAGAAAATTGAGGGTATACAAATAGGAGATTGTACTTTAGAAGATGTATACATAGACTTTACTTCATTTAAATATCACAACATTAACGGACTTTTGGGACTTGATGTACTGACTAAAGGGGAATTTAATATTGATCTAAGGGCATTTCAATTACTTCGTTCATAA
- a CDS encoding IS5 family transposase (programmed frameshift), which produces MESFLPPTRKTQGGRPPQDRRHRLNAVLWVARAGAAWRDLPDYYGPWSSAYSFFWRLQKSGTWDKILEHVTIEPDFEQMMLDTTIVRVHQHGTGAKGGSNKQAIRRSRGGLTTKIHAIVDALGNPLKFELTTRQAHDSVKGYEMLSQFDLSNREVLADRAYDTDAIRTLLREQNAIAVIPSKRNRRVKKPYDRSVYKERHLVECFFNKMKNYRRLATRYDKTASMFKAFLALISIRIWLK; this is translated from the exons ATCGAATCTTTCTTGCCACCGACTCGAAAAACTCAGGGAGGACGTCCACCTCAAGACCGAAGACACCGACTGAATGCCGTTCTTTGGGTCGCTCGTGCCGGAGCGGCTTGGCGAGATTTACCGGATTATTACGGGCCTTGGTCTTCAGCTTACAGCTTCTTTTGGCGATTGCAGAAATCGGGAACCTGGGACAAAATCTTGGAACATGTCACGATTGAACCGGACTTTGAACAAATGATGCTCGATACGACGATTGTGCGCGTTCACCAGCATGGAACGGGCGCAAAAGGGGGCAGCA ACAAGCAAGCGATCAGAAGATCGAGAGGCGGATTAACTACCAAAATCCATGCGATTGTCGATGCGCTGGGCAATCCGCTCAAGTTCGAGCTGACGACGAGGCAAGCTCACGACTCGGTCAAAGGATACGAAATGCTATCTCAGTTCGACCTGTCAAACCGTGAGGTTTTAGCCGATCGTGCTTACGATACGGATGCGATTCGGACTCTTTTAAGGGAACAAAACGCAATCGCTGTGATTCCTAGCAAGAGAAATCGCCGTGTAAAGAAGCCTTACGACCGTAGTGTTTATAAAGAACGACACTTGGTCGAATGCTTTTTCAATAAAATGAAAAACTACCGACGCCTAGCGACTCGTTATGATAAGACAGCGAGCATGTTCAAGGCTTTTTTAGCTTTAATTTCGATTCGGATCTGGCTTAAATAG
- a CDS encoding IS5 family transposase, whose translation MQGIDCKQAIGRLRGGLTTKIQAIFDALDNPLQFELIPGQAYDSVKGYERISTLELEDHEVPADRAYDTDAIRELLRNQNAIAVIPSKKNRRVKSAYDRNVYKERHLVECFFNKVKNYRRLATRYNKTASMFKAFLALISIRIWLK comes from the coding sequence ATGCAAGGAATCGATTGCAAGCAAGCGATCGGAAGATTAAGAGGCGGATTGACGACCAAAATCCAGGCGATCTTCGATGCGCTGGACAATCCGCTTCAATTTGAGCTGATACCTGGACAAGCATACGACTCGGTCAAAGGCTATGAAAGGATTTCCACGTTAGAGCTGGAAGATCATGAAGTTCCAGCTGATCGAGCGTATGACACGGATGCGATTCGAGAGCTTTTGCGTAACCAGAACGCAATCGCTGTCATTCCAAGCAAGAAAAATCGCCGCGTTAAGTCCGCGTATGACCGTAACGTTTATAAAGAAAGGCACTTGGTCGAATGCTTTTTCAACAAAGTCAAAAACTATCGACGCCTGGCCACTCGTTACAACAAGACAGCGAGCATGTTCAAAGCTTTTTTAGCTTTGATTTCGATTCGAATCTGGCTTAAATAG
- a CDS encoding SagB/ThcOx family dehydrogenase, with product MSQLNRYSLAPDLIITYVDGKPKLHLPSVKRTFEVDWKVCELISMITSDSKSLKSLFIEETELKIIDQLFKNGILIDKQASQNSKIKQMVMEWQDWDESSWFLHLQTKNTKFETTEEGRIQNVEKFRETASSPPQYFKCNCSSSSISLPLSTKLSDQTLINSFMQRRTCRRFSGNPISLQDLADVLFYTGGILFTNDTHSYGTVAKNSSPSPGGRHATELYTMVNACEGLKNGSYHYCQKHHALHLIEEEENIRPFLNEVLYGQDYFLDAAVTVFYTSVLNRLKWKYKTSKVYRLMHLETGHYAQNFLLTGSALNLGVFVTAAFKDSLIEKKLGICGINEVAMYVSGIGHSVPDKATRSDIEYAKIVPEDVEIRLPIGEHS from the coding sequence ATGTCACAATTAAATCGTTACTCTCTAGCACCTGACTTAATCATTACATACGTAGATGGAAAGCCTAAATTGCATTTACCGTCTGTAAAACGTACTTTTGAAGTTGATTGGAAAGTATGTGAACTTATTTCTATGATAACCAGTGATAGTAAATCGTTGAAATCTTTATTCATAGAAGAGACAGAATTGAAAATTATAGATCAATTATTTAAGAATGGTATTTTGATTGATAAACAAGCAAGCCAAAATTCGAAAATTAAGCAGATGGTAATGGAATGGCAAGATTGGGATGAATCTTCTTGGTTTTTACATCTGCAAACTAAAAATACAAAGTTTGAAACTACTGAAGAAGGTCGAATACAAAATGTTGAAAAATTTAGGGAGACAGCATCTTCCCCACCACAATACTTTAAGTGTAACTGTAGTTCTTCTAGTATCAGTTTACCACTTTCTACCAAACTTTCAGATCAGACTTTAATTAATTCTTTTATGCAACGTAGAACATGTCGTCGTTTTTCTGGAAATCCAATTTCTTTACAAGACTTGGCTGATGTCCTTTTTTATACAGGAGGAATCCTTTTTACAAATGATACACATTCTTATGGAACGGTAGCTAAAAATTCTTCTCCTTCTCCAGGCGGGAGGCATGCCACAGAATTGTATACTATGGTAAATGCATGTGAAGGTTTAAAAAATGGTTCATATCACTATTGTCAAAAACATCATGCTTTGCATCTTATTGAAGAGGAAGAAAATATAAGACCATTTCTAAATGAGGTGCTATATGGACAGGATTATTTCTTAGATGCAGCAGTTACAGTTTTCTATACAAGCGTTTTAAATCGTTTGAAATGGAAATATAAGACTAGCAAAGTTTATAGACTTATGCATTTAGAAACTGGGCATTATGCTCAAAATTTTCTGCTCACTGGTTCTGCACTAAATTTAGGCGTGTTTGTAACTGCAGCTTTCAAAGATAGCCTCATAGAGAAGAAATTAGGGATTTGCGGAATAAATGAAGTTGCAATGTACGTTTCAGGAATAGGTCATAGTGTGCCTGATAAAGCTACCAGGTCAGATATTGAATATGCAAAGATAGTACCTGAAGATGTTGAGATTCGCTTACCTATAGGCGAACATAGTTAA
- a CDS encoding SagB/ThcOx family dehydrogenase: MENIYMYKLTSDLIVTYFENKPQLRVPSQHRRFEVDSKVMCVISALTGNTEETLPRLQESISKNTIQTIINKLIDVGILVHKNENEKSKVSKMIKEWAELGESTWFVHLESCDANYKSADEIGEEFKFASEPNPPTFKCNCEKSKIDLPKPSSLSGTTLSDALTLRRSYRNFLPESIKLQELSDLLYYTGGILFTNGTRFFGEVSKKIAPSPGGRHATELYPVINNCEDLEKGIYHYCQKHHAIHLISKENDVRGFLNEALYGQDYFLDAAVTLFYTSVIERLKWKYKGSRVYRLMHYETTHYAQNFLLTGTAHKLGVFMTGAFNESLIESKLGIDGINEVAMYVTGAGKKDNIGPYTRAGIQVSENIPKDSKLILPKALSSISEQKILG; the protein is encoded by the coding sequence ATGGAAAATATTTATATGTATAAACTTACTTCAGACTTAATTGTCACTTATTTTGAAAATAAACCTCAATTAAGAGTTCCTTCTCAACATCGTCGTTTTGAAGTGGATTCAAAAGTAATGTGTGTAATTTCTGCATTGACAGGAAATACAGAAGAAACATTGCCTCGACTACAGGAGTCTATTTCCAAAAATACTATTCAGACTATCATTAATAAATTGATAGATGTTGGTATTCTTGTTCATAAAAATGAGAACGAGAAGTCAAAAGTGTCTAAGATGATTAAGGAATGGGCTGAGTTGGGAGAATCTACTTGGTTTGTTCATTTAGAAAGTTGCGATGCTAATTATAAGTCTGCAGATGAAATAGGTGAGGAATTTAAGTTTGCTTCTGAACCCAATCCTCCTACGTTTAAATGTAACTGTGAAAAATCAAAAATTGATCTCCCAAAACCTAGCAGCTTATCAGGTACGACTCTTTCTGATGCCTTAACACTTCGAAGATCTTATCGGAACTTTTTACCAGAATCGATCAAGTTACAAGAACTTTCTGATCTTTTATATTATACAGGAGGTATACTTTTTACAAATGGCACACGTTTTTTTGGAGAAGTTTCCAAGAAGATTGCTCCTTCACCTGGAGGGCGACATGCAACAGAATTATATCCAGTAATAAATAATTGTGAAGACCTAGAAAAAGGGATTTATCATTATTGCCAAAAGCATCATGCAATTCATCTCATTTCTAAAGAGAACGATGTAAGAGGTTTTTTAAATGAAGCTTTGTATGGTCAAGATTACTTTTTAGATGCAGCAGTAACTCTTTTTTATACAAGCGTTATAGAAAGACTTAAGTGGAAATATAAAGGAAGTCGTGTATATAGACTTATGCATTATGAAACTACTCATTATGCCCAGAATTTTTTGTTAACAGGCACAGCGCATAAGCTAGGTGTGTTCATGACAGGTGCTTTTAACGAAAGTTTAATTGAATCAAAACTAGGTATTGATGGAATAAATGAAGTGGCGATGTATGTTACAGGCGCAGGAAAAAAAGATAACATAGGTCCTTATACTCGAGCAGGTATTCAAGTAAGCGAGAACATTCCAAAAGATTCAAAACTAATCTTACCAAAAGCTCTTTCTTCTATATCTGAGCAAAAGATATTAGGGTAA
- a CDS encoding MFS transporter, producing the protein MTIIMSVKFNYSTIKKVILLQPWSMPLLGALFLDSFGSGLTVPFLVLFFLKTTGISVEQVAQILSISALAGIVAIPACGFIVDRLGTKPAALTSFLLRGVGTFGYLIFLNLWGLTIAAIVVALGQRSWPVANQALISQLVSKENRTIWFGSSRSLRNLGNALGMITATGVIAIFNTSFAYKTLVFVGAISFFIAAILIRKLPLPKQSIVKKERSPKEKWSIHDFYDLNLIRFLVAVAPISFMYVALVFTIPAFTEKISPDLVWISGMLFTVNSLAVLVFQMPLLFLTRRLSDLQKMILGSSILGFAYIVFLGSTFLSSENINIFIPLLFVGILLFSCGEQLFYPASSTVAGDIVPAESRGRSISSYQLLYGVSNAIGPFIVARLLTVDASFPWVFFALMSLLGILLQYFLLVSKNEN; encoded by the coding sequence ATGACGATAATAATGAGTGTTAAATTTAATTATTCAACTATAAAAAAAGTGATCCTTTTACAGCCTTGGAGCATGCCCCTTTTAGGGGCATTGTTTCTAGACTCATTCGGTTCAGGCCTAACAGTACCATTTTTAGTTCTTTTTTTTCTGAAAACAACTGGTATTTCGGTAGAACAAGTTGCTCAAATTCTATCTATAAGTGCTTTAGCCGGTATAGTTGCTATCCCTGCTTGCGGTTTTATTGTTGATCGGCTAGGTACAAAACCTGCTGCTCTTACGAGTTTTTTATTACGAGGTGTCGGAACTTTTGGATATTTAATATTTCTTAATTTATGGGGGCTGACTATTGCAGCTATTGTTGTTGCTTTAGGGCAGCGTTCTTGGCCAGTAGCAAACCAGGCGCTCATTTCACAATTAGTTTCAAAAGAAAATCGAACAATATGGTTTGGAAGTTCAAGAAGTTTGAGAAATTTAGGGAATGCTTTAGGTATGATAACGGCGACTGGAGTTATTGCGATTTTCAATACATCATTTGCTTATAAAACATTAGTATTTGTAGGTGCAATTAGCTTTTTTATTGCAGCAATTTTGATTCGTAAATTACCATTACCTAAACAATCTATTGTGAAAAAAGAGAGAAGCCCTAAAGAAAAATGGTCAATTCATGATTTTTATGATTTGAATTTAATCCGCTTTTTAGTTGCAGTTGCTCCAATAAGTTTTATGTACGTTGCTTTAGTTTTCACAATTCCTGCATTCACAGAAAAAATCAGTCCAGATCTTGTTTGGATTTCAGGTATGTTGTTTACAGTGAATAGTTTGGCTGTTCTAGTTTTTCAAATGCCATTATTATTTTTGACACGTCGTTTAAGTGATTTACAAAAAATGATTCTTGGCTCGTCTATTTTGGGCTTTGCTTATATTGTTTTTTTAGGAAGTACATTTTTAAGTTCTGAAAATATTAATATTTTTATTCCACTTCTTTTTGTGGGCATTCTATTATTCAGTTGTGGGGAGCAGCTTTTTTACCCAGCATCTTCAACTGTTGCAGGCGACATTGTTCCAGCTGAGAGTAGAGGAAGAAGCATTTCAAGCTATCAACTTCTCTATGGGGTAAGTAACGCGATTGGTCCATTTATAGTGGCGCGTTTACTAACAGTTGATGCGTCTTTTCCTTGGGTTTTTTTCGCTCTAATGTCTTTATTGGGTATATTACTCCAGTATTTTTTGCTAGTTAGTAAAAATGAAAATTAA
- a CDS encoding thiol-disulfide oxidoreductase DCC family protein has translation MEPKSEIRAENSFVVLIDGVCHFCQGAVQFIVKRDPKGTLNFASLQSELGKRLSDGEGFEASGEPNTLVLVEKGQRYLRSNAALRIARKLRFPWPLLYALIIVPRPLRDAVYRYIARNRYRWFGKDDVCPLPPPGVRERFLDTEQA, from the coding sequence ATGGAACCGAAGTCCGAAATTCGAGCGGAAAACTCTTTTGTGGTGCTGATCGACGGAGTGTGCCATTTCTGCCAAGGAGCTGTTCAATTTATCGTCAAGCGTGATCCGAAAGGCACCTTGAACTTTGCATCTCTTCAGTCCGAACTTGGAAAGCGTCTGTCAGACGGCGAAGGATTCGAAGCATCCGGGGAACCGAATACGCTGGTGTTAGTTGAAAAGGGGCAGCGATACCTTCGCTCGAACGCCGCTTTGCGCATTGCGCGCAAGCTACGTTTTCCATGGCCGCTGCTGTATGCTTTGATTATCGTGCCCCGTCCGCTGCGTGATGCCGTATATCGCTATATCGCGCGCAATCGATATCGTTGGTTCGGAAAAGACGACGTTTGTCCGCTTCCTCCGCCGGGTGTGCGAGAGCGCTTTTTGGATACGGAACAGGCCTGA